The DNA segment TCAAAAAATCATTAAGGATGCTTACGAAAGATGTAGACAAATCCTTTTAGAACATAAAGACGCGTTAGATCGTGTTGCTGAATCATTAATCGAGCTCGAAACATTGGATGCTGAGCAAATTCTTTCCCTTGTCAACGAAGGAAAGCTTCCGGAGAATCATCACGGAAATAAGCTAGGCGACTCTGATCTGAAAGTGAACATTAATGGAAAACAAGAGGATCGCGCTGAAGGAACTCCATACGAAGAAACAACAAACCTGGATCAAAATCAAAATGAACCACCAGCTGATGGTGGAAGCCAGGATACCGATCGTCGGTAATTCCTAAGCATAAGAGAAGATGCCCGCCTCGGGCATCTTCTTTTTCTATGACTAGGCACGATCTTTGCCAAAAAGATCATTTGCACGCATAATATAAAACGAATCAGCGAGGATGGTGAGAAAGATGATTCTTGTCATGGATGTTGGAAATTCATCAATCGTGTTTGGTGTATATAGAGAAAATGAATGTATTCGCTCTTGGCGCATGGCAACAGATCGACAGAAGACTGCTGATGAATATGCAGTTTTGGTCAAGTCAATGTTTGCAGATGTACATATAACGTTTTCAGATATTAGTGGAATCGCGATTTCTTCGGTGGTTCCACCCATCATGCACACGCTTGAACTGATGTGTAAGATGTATATGAATCAGACGGCGCTAATTGTTGGTCCAGGGGTGAAAACAGGATTAAACATCCTTTATGAGAATCCTCGTGAGGTTGGCGCAGATCGAATTGCAAATGCAGTTGGGGCGTTGACTCATTACGAGTCGCCTGCGATTATTGTTGATTTTGGAACAGCAACTACGTATTGTTACATTAACGATAAGGAACAATATGTCGGAGGGGCCATATCTCCTGGAATGGCAGTATCGGCAGAAGCGCTATATATGAGAGCTTCAAAGCTTCCTAAAATAGAATTAACAAAACCAAAATCAATGCTCGGTAAGAATACGGTTCATGCCATGCAAGCAGGTACATTTTATGGCTATATTGGAGGAGTGGAAGCGATTCTCTCCCGTATTCATAAGGAATCCCGTTTAGCCGTAAAGCCGAAAGTGATCGCAACAGGTGGTCTTGCTGAATTATTGGCACCCGAATCGTCTATGATTGATATTGTAGACCCCTACTTAACGTTAAAAGGTCTTAAGGCCATTTACGAAAAAAACATCTAGAGTGGAGATGAAATATATGAACGATTATTTAGTAAAATCAACAGCGTTTGACGGAAAGGTTCGTGCGTATGCGCTGGTTGCAACAGATATGGTAAATGAAGCTGTACGAAGACAAGGAACATGGCCAACAGCAACAGCGGCTCTTGGTCGTACGATGATGGCAAGCTCAATGATGGGTATGATGCTTAAAGGCGAAGAAAAGCTTACAGTAAAAGTAGAAGGTGGCGGCCCAATTGGTGCCATTGTCACAGATAGTAACGCAAAAGGTGAAACGCGTGGATATGTTTCCAAGCCTCAAACTCACTTTGATTTAAATGAACACGGGAAATTAGATGTAGCAAGAGCTGTAGGTACAACCGGAACACTTTCCGTTGTTAAAGATCTTGGATTGCGCGAACCTTTTACAGGAAGTGTGCCAATTGTTTCAGGTGAGCTTGGTGAAGACTTTACGTATTACTTCGCAAACTCTGAGCAAACACCATCATCAGTTGGAGTTGGAGTTTTGGTTAATCCGGATAATACAGTTCAAGCTGCCGGAGGATTTATTCTTCAATTAATGCCTGGTGCAGACGATGCTGTGATTGACGAGATTGAGAAGCGCTTATCTACGATTCCGCCTATCTCTAAACTTGTCGAGCTTGGAATGCCACCTGAAGAAATTCTGTATTCTCTTTTAGGTGAAGAATCCGTTACGATTCATGAAAAAACGCCTGTTGTCTTTAAATGCACTTGCTCAAAAGAGCGAATTGCTAATGCGATTATCAGCTTAGGTCAAGCTGAAATTACGGCAATGATTGAAGAAGATGGTGAAGCAGAAACAGTCTGTCACTTCTGTAACGAGCAGTATCACTTTACAAGTGCTGAGCTTGAAGAATTAAACGAACAAGCCGTTTAATAAAAATGTAAAATCCTTCTTTTTCATTTCGTAGATTCATTGACTTATAAGTAGAGTTCTGATAGTATCAACTTATAAAACCAATAAATTTACTAGGAATTAAGGAGGCTCATTATGACTGCTGTCAATTCTGTTCTCGATTTAATTGGAAACACACCTTTAGTGAAATTAAATAGGTTAACGACGGATCAACATGCTGATGTTTATTTGAAATTGGAATATTATAATCCGGGTAGTAGTGTAAAGGATCGTATTGGTCTCGCTATGCTAGAAGCTGCTGAGGAAGCTGGAAAAATCAAGCCTGGTGATTCATTTGTTGAACCTACAAGTGGGAACACGGGAATTGGTCTTGCAATGGTTGCTGCAGCGAAAGGATTTAAAGCTATCTTAGTTATGCCTGAAACGATGAGCTTAGAGCGTCGCAATCTTCTACGTGCATACGGGGCAGAAGTTGTACTCACTCCTGGACCAGAAGGTATGGGTGGGGCCATTCGCAAAGCAACGGAACTTGCAAATGAGCACGGCTACTTTATGCCGCAACAGTTTGAGAATGAAGCGAACCCAGCTATTCATCGCAGCACAACAGGAAAAGAGTTGCTTGAGCAAGTAGATGGCCAGCTCGACGCTTTTGTTTCAGGAATTGGAACGGGCGGAACAATTACAGGTGCAGGTGGTTTCTTAAAAGAACATTTCCCTGAACTTAAAGTGGTTGCCGTTGAACCAAAAGATTCTCCAATCCTTTCTGGTGGTAGTCCGGGTCCTCACAAGATTCAAGGAATCGGTGCTGGGTTTGTACCAAAGATTCTTGACCAAGACGTGTATGATGAAGTGGTTCAAGTATCTACAGAGCAATCCTTTGAATTTGCTCGTAAGGCAGCAAGAGAAGAAGGTATTTTAGGTGGAATTTCTTCTGGGGCAGCCATTTATGCTGCACTTGAAGTAGCCAAAAAGCTTGGACCAGGCAAAAAGGTCGTAGCGATTATTCCATCAAATGGAGAAAGATATCTAAGTACAGCTCTTTATCAATTTGAAGAAGAGTAAACGTCTATACAAAAAGGCAGTCCATAACACG comes from the Alkalihalobacillus sp. FSL W8-0930 genome and includes:
- the cysK gene encoding cysteine synthase A, which codes for MTAVNSVLDLIGNTPLVKLNRLTTDQHADVYLKLEYYNPGSSVKDRIGLAMLEAAEEAGKIKPGDSFVEPTSGNTGIGLAMVAAAKGFKAILVMPETMSLERRNLLRAYGAEVVLTPGPEGMGGAIRKATELANEHGYFMPQQFENEANPAIHRSTTGKELLEQVDGQLDAFVSGIGTGGTITGAGGFLKEHFPELKVVAVEPKDSPILSGGSPGPHKIQGIGAGFVPKILDQDVYDEVVQVSTEQSFEFARKAAREEGILGGISSGAAIYAALEVAKKLGPGKKVVAIIPSNGERYLSTALYQFEEE
- a CDS encoding type III pantothenate kinase — translated: MILVMDVGNSSIVFGVYRENECIRSWRMATDRQKTADEYAVLVKSMFADVHITFSDISGIAISSVVPPIMHTLELMCKMYMNQTALIVGPGVKTGLNILYENPREVGADRIANAVGALTHYESPAIIVDFGTATTYCYINDKEQYVGGAISPGMAVSAEALYMRASKLPKIELTKPKSMLGKNTVHAMQAGTFYGYIGGVEAILSRIHKESRLAVKPKVIATGGLAELLAPESSMIDIVDPYLTLKGLKAIYEKNI
- the hslO gene encoding Hsp33 family molecular chaperone HslO, with product MNDYLVKSTAFDGKVRAYALVATDMVNEAVRRQGTWPTATAALGRTMMASSMMGMMLKGEEKLTVKVEGGGPIGAIVTDSNAKGETRGYVSKPQTHFDLNEHGKLDVARAVGTTGTLSVVKDLGLREPFTGSVPIVSGELGEDFTYYFANSEQTPSSVGVGVLVNPDNTVQAAGGFILQLMPGADDAVIDEIEKRLSTIPPISKLVELGMPPEEILYSLLGEESVTIHEKTPVVFKCTCSKERIANAIISLGQAEITAMIEEDGEAETVCHFCNEQYHFTSAELEELNEQAV